Genomic segment of Mucilaginibacter sabulilitoris:
AAGCTGGTAATTGCCGATACTACCTATAACATCGACAAACATCCCACTTTAAAAGCCTACATAGCTCAAACCGCTAAAGAGAAACAGCTGGAAACCGTTGTTATAAAAGTTGACAAGGAGATAGCTTGCTACCTTGACCATCAGAAATATTACAGCGGTTTTGTATCTGAAAAATCGGTAGGCAATAAAATTGAAATGACCTTTTTAACCACCTCCTTAGAGGGATTTTCGCGCTGGTTCATGATGTTTGGAGATCGTGCCGAGATCGTAAACCCCGACAGTTTGCGGGAGCAGGTAGGTGTAATTGCAAAAGCCATTACCGAAAGAAATAATTAATCCCCCTTTTTTCCTGCTGACATAGGGCTGTCAATACCCGTTATTTACTTTGTTGAACAATAGCAGGCTACATGTTGTTATACTAACGTGGCCTGTTCTTAACAACTAAGTATCATGAAATACTGGATAACTGTAGCTTCAAAAGATCATATTGCCCGCGGTGTTGCCGGTGGCTTTATGCAGGCAAACCATGGCAAACAGGCGGCCCTGAAACGTATGCATACCGGCGACTGGGTGCTGTTTTATTCGCCCAAACAAACTATGAATGGCACCGAGCCCTGCCAGGCGTTTACTGCCATTGGGCAGGTGGCCGATGAGGAGATTTACCAGCACAAAATGAGCGACGATTTTATACCCTGGCGGCGCAATATCGGCTTCTATCAAAACACAGAAACTCCCGTTGCTCCGCTGGTTGATAAACTTGATTTTATTACCAATAAAAAGAGCTGGGGATACCCTTTTAGGTTTGGGTTTCTGGAGATACCGGAGCATGATTTTGAGCGGATAAAAGCAAAAATGATCACGGGAAAACTAATCACTTTAAACAAATAAAAACTACATTATGGAAAAGCTGACATTAAACACAGAACTGAAATTTAAGGTCCCCGCATCAAAAGTTTGGCAAGGACTTACCGATCCGGAAATGGTAAAAGCCTACTTTTTTGGCACCAATTTAAAATCGACCTGGAGGGTAGGGGAGCCTATAGTATTCAGCGGCGAATGGGATGGCAAAAAGTATGAAGACCATGGCAAGATACTGGAAATTGATCCGGGTAAATTTTTAAAGTACACTTACTGGAGCAGCATGGGCGGTACCGAAGACAAACCAGAAAACTATGCCAATATTACCTATGCCCTTACCGAAAATAATGGCGAAACAACCCTGCACATTACCCAAGACAATATCAAAAATGAGGAAGCCAAACAACATTCAGAGCAAAACTGGCATGGTGTTTTTGATGGTTTGCGAAAAATGATTGAGTAATAATTTAATTGTATTAATTATTTATATAAACTTTATAATAAATTGGTATAAAATAATTTATAATTTGATATAACAAATAGTAATAGCTTAAATTATGGATAAAGTTGATATAAAAGGGTTCTTTTTGTTGGGAATATCAGTACGTACCACGAATGCTAACGGGCAGTCGGCAAAGGATATTGGCGAGTTGTGGGGCCGGTTTATGGAAAATGATATCATGCAGCAGATAACAAACAGGATAAACGATGAGGTGTATTGTGTTTATACTGATTACGAAAGCGACCAGGGCGGTTTTTATACTACCGTCTTGGGCTGTAGGGTAAAAAATCTTGATAACATACCTGTGGGTTTGATTGGGCGTATTGTTACGCCCGGAGGTTATTTAAAGTACACGGCAAAGGGCAGGCTCCCGGATTGTGTAGCCGAAACCTGGCAGCATATATGGAATAGCACTATCGATAGAAAATACACGGCCGATTTTGACCTGTACGGCGCCAAAGCTCAGGACCCCGAAGATGCCGAAGTAGAAGTTTATGTGGGGGTGAAGTAGTTGCCAGATTTGATTTGTCATCCTGAACGTAGTGAAGGATCTATTCTGCAATATGTATCGTTGCTAATAGATCCTTCGTTCCTCAGGATGACAGGTTTTTTTATGGGATTTTATCTACAGAAAATTCTGTATTTGAAAGAAATAAATTTTATTAACGGTTAAAATTCAAACGTTTACCAGATTTACCTTCAATAAAACTTCCATTACTATAAACGATGTTTCCTGATATCAGTGTGTGTGTAATTTGAGCGCGAAAGGTGGTGCCTTCAAATGGGCTCCAGCCGCAGTGGTACAAAATATTGCCCTTGTTTACGTTCCAGGGTTTGTTCAAATTCACCAGTACAAGATCGGCCCAGTAACCTTCACGGATGAAGCCACGCCTGTCAATCTGGAAACAGGTAGCCACGTTATGTGCCATCTTTTCGGCTATTTGTTCAAGCGTTATTTTACCATGATGATGCAGCTCCAGCATGGCGGGTAAAGCATGCTGAACCAGTGGTCCGCCCGATGGCGCCTGCAGGTAGGGTTGCTCTTTTTCTTGAAGGGTGTGCGGGGCATGGTCGGTAGCAATTACGTCGATATGACCATCGAGCACACCCTGTAAAATGGCGTCGCGGTCGGCCGCGGTTTTAACCGCGGGGTTCCATTTTATAGAGTTGCCTTTGGTCTCGTAATCGGCATCGCTAAACCAAAGGTGGTGCACACAGGCCTCGGCAGTAATGCGTTTATCTTTTAACGGTTTTACGTTGTCAAACAAGCCCACTTCCTTAGCGGTTGAAATGTGCAGGATGTGCAGGCGGGTATTATGTCTTTTGGCCAGCTCCACCGCCAGCGACGACGACAAGTAACAGGCCTCCTCGCTCCTGATCTTGGGGTGCATCATTACGGGTATATTTTGTCCCATCAGTTGCTTGTAATGGTTAAGGTTACTTTGGATGGTTGCCTCATCTTCGCAATGTACGGCTATGAGCATGGGCGACTGCGCGAAAAGGTTATCGAGTGTACGCGGATTATCAACCAGCATGTTCCCTGTTGACGATCCCATGAACACCTTAACCCCGCAAACATTGGCCGCATCGGTACGCAACACCTCGTCAAGATTATCGTTTGATGCGCCCATAAAAAACGAGTAGTTGGCCAGCGAGTTGCGCGACGCTATCTCATATTTATCTTCAAGCAGTTTTTGCGTTAAGGTATTGGGTACGGTATTGGGCATTTCCATAAAGGTGGTTATACCCCCGGCCACGGCCGCGCGCGATTCCGAATGGATATTCGCTTTGTGTGTTAGTCCCGGTTCGCGAAAGTGAACCTGGTCGTCAATGCAGCCGGGCAGCAGGTGCAGGCCTTCTGCATTGATCACCTCGTCGGCAGTTACATCAATATTTGCATCAATACGTTCAATAAAACCATCTTTTACCAGGATGTCAGCAACATATTGCCTGTTTTCGTTAACTACGGTTGCGGATTTAATGAGTATTGATGCCATATAGATATTTCGGATTTGAGAATTTAATTACGACAAATTTAACAATAAACGCCAAAGTGGGTTCTTTAGCTTTGATTGTTGATATGGGAGCCTGCAAATTCATGTTTTATTCATGAAATATTTATTGTGATTGTTTTCAGATCATGATGTAGCCGACTCACCCGATCTGCGCTTCGCTGGATCACCCTCTACACCTGCGGTGCAAAGAGGGATTTGAAATGCATAGGGATAAAAAACTCCTCAACCCTCTTTGCGGCGAAGCCGGAGAGAGATTCTGTGTTACTTATCAAATAATTTTTAATTTTGTTTACTTAAGGCGGCTTTATGTCAGCTTGCTTAGGGCGGTATGACTTCGTGTTTTATTCGCCCTAACTCTTTTAAGCTGTTGCTATATTTGTTTTTTGTAAATATTCTTTATCATAAGGTTTTTCTGTTGTCCAGATCGTATAAATCATTTCCAGTATTTTTCTTTGTACAGCCACTGCTGCTTTCATTTTAATGCCGTGTTTGGATACCAGTCTAACGAAAATCGCTTTAAAGCGCTCATCATTTCTGATCGCGTTTAAAGAAGGCATATGCATCGCTTTCCTAATATGCCGATTCCCTTTTTTTGAGATCCTGGGTTTCCCTTTTACTGATGTACCCGAATCTTTTCCGATAACATCCAACCCGGCAAAACTTATCAACTGTTTTTTGTTTCTGATCAACTCAAAGCCATTGGTTTCTGCTAATACTATTACCGCTGTAAGATCTCCTACTCCTGATATGGAAGTAATCAAGTCTATCTTTTTATGTAGTTCCTTATCTGTTTTTACAAATACAGCCAGCTCTTGTTTGATCTCTTTTTCCTGCTCATTGAGTAGCTTGATCCGCTGATTCGCCCTGTATATACTTCTGTCGTTAGGGAAAGCCTCTGCCTGTTCTGCATGCAATTGATTTTTAGCCATTGTACGGTCGGCTACGATCTGATCCCGTTCTCTTGTCAACTGCTTCAGATCCCTGAATATCTTTTTTGGCTGTTGCCAGAGATCAAGTGATCGTTCTAATCCGAACTGACATATAGCCTGCGATGCTGTTTTATCTGTGATCGTTTTTATCTCCAGCGTTTTCATGTAACTACTGATCTTATTAGGCAATACAACACTTACCTCAAAACCCTGATCCGATAAGTAATAAGCCAATTTTTCATGGTAAACACCGGTGGCTTCCATAGTATAACGAACAGATACCTGATTGTCCGTATGCTTATTTATCCATAGCTGTAGAGCAGCAAAACCTGATGGCTTGTTGGCAAATGTCTTATAGGAATAAATTTCTTTACAAAGAAATTCATCAACTCTTCCTAACGATACTACTAATTCGTTTTGAGCCACATCTATGCCGGCTACTTGCTTTAAAATTCTTGTCATCACCTGAATTAAATATATCAAAAGTGAATAACCCTTCTTCGTTTGCTCTCCTGGTTGGATATCCTGGATATATCGCTATGCAATATTCCTTACATTCTGTTCAAACTCTAAAGGATAAAAAGAAATGAGGCAGTATCTCTCTCTGAACATATCTTATGATTGTTTGGGTCGTCCTCTGCTCTCATTTCCTTCCACTTTTGTTATGCTAAGCTAATTTATCATTTGATAACAAACATAGGAGGGTCGCCCAGCGAAGCGCAGGCGGGGTGAGTCGGCAGGTTCACAATTCTCAAACCCATCTCTTTCAACAAAAAGCCTATCTTTGCGGCATGGCAGTAACTTTTGATGAATTTAACTTTAACCGGCAAATATTGAACGCGATAGCCGATGCCGGTTATACCGAAGCTACGCCTATACAGCAAAAAGCCATCCCCCCGATATTGAACGGGCAGGATGTAATGGGTATAGCGCAAACCGGCACCGGTAAAACGGCCGCCTATGTGCTGCCCATAATCATGAAGCTAAAATATGCCCAGGGAGATAACCCGCGTGCTTTGATCATTTCGCCAACGCGCGAACTGGCCATGCAAATTGAAGAGAACGTAAAAATATTTGCCGCAAATACCGATCTGCGGGTGGTGGTACTTTATGGTGGCCTGGGTCCTAAAACGCAAATTGAACAGATCAATCAAGGGGTTGATATTATTGTGGCCACCCCCGGCCGCTTTATGGATATTTACCTGGCAGGCCACATCGTTACCAAAACGCTGCAGGTATTGGTGTTAGACGAGGCAGATAAAATGATGGATATGGGCTTTATGCCCCAGATAAACCGCATACTGGAAGTGGTACCCGTTAAACGGCAAAACTTGCTATTTTCGGCCACCATGAGCGACAAGATACATGAGCTGTCGAACAATTTCCTGGAGTACCCAACGGTTATTGAGGTAACACCGCAGGCTACACCGGCGCAAACGGTAAACCAGCATTTGTACCATGTGCCCAACAATAAAACCAAAATAAACCTGCTCAAGAAACTGCTCGATCAGGAAGGCGATATCACCAAGCTTATTGTATTTTGTAAAACCCGTGTAGCGGCCGAGGATGTATTCAAGTTTTTGCAGCGCAAGTTTGGGGAAAATGAAGTGCGGGTGCTGCATGCCAACAAGGGGCAAAATACGCGCATCAACTCTATCAATTCTTTTAAGAATGATGAGGTGAAAATTCTGGTGGCAACCGACGTGGCCTCACGCGGTATTGATGTGAGCGATGTGAGCCACGTGATAAACTTTGATGTACCGGTTGTGATTGAGGATTATGTGCACCGTATTGGTCGCACAGGCAGGGCGCTGCAATCGGGCGAAGCTATCACCTTTTGCGGGCCGGCTGAGGAGTATTATCTGAAAAAGATCGAAAAGCTCATCAAGCAAAGCATCCCGGTTTCGGCCATTCCGGATGATGTATTTATAGAGGAAACCGGTTACGACGAACGGCAGGAGCAAAACAAAGAGATCGACATGCAAAAGCGCAAAGAAGATCCCGAGTTTAAGGGCGCTTTTCACGAAAAGAAAACTCTCAATCAGCGCAAAAAATTTGATGCTGCCAAAGAAAAAGCCCGGTATGGTAAGGCTGGCAAACCAGGTTCAAAAAGTAAATCACCCAGAAAAAAACGTTAGGCAGGCAAATAAATAATAAATGCGCAGATGCATATTTTAGATGTGCAAATAAAGCACACTAATTCAATAAATAACTAATTCAACAATTAAGCATACATGAAACTCCGTATTACCCCTTTAAATTTTGCCACTACTTTTTTTATTGTGGTAGCAGCTTATATTTGGATATATGGCGCTAAAATTGCCGGCCGGCCGCTCGAAAACTGGAGCGGTACCATAGGGTGGATATTCTTGCTGTTCGCTGCCGTGGTGTTTTTTCTTGACCTGATATTCCGTAATTTTTTTGCCGAACTCAAAAAATTGTGGATAATAGAGCTGTGCTTTATCGCCCTGGTGGTTATTATATTTTTAATGGTTAAATAAAGTTTTACTTGTACTTACTAAAGAGAAAAACCTTATAGTTAAAAATTACAAAAGTATTATAAGCCGGTCGTTTAAAAATAGCATACTTGCGGCCTGAAAAAATGATTATCATATAAAAAGAATATTACTAAATGAAAACTGCCGAAATAAAGCTGACCATCAGCCTTGACGATAATAACGTGCCGGAAAACATCATGTGGGAATCAACCGATTCGCAAAACAAGGAGGCACTGCCAGTAAAATCAATGATGCTGGCCCTTTGGGATCAGAGCTACAAAAATACCCTGCGTATTGACCTCTGGACTAAAGATATGCCGGTTGACGAAATGAAACGCTTTTTTTATGAAACCCTGCAAACCATGGGCGATAGCTTTTTGCGTGCTACCGGCGAAAAGAATATTGTAGAAGACCTGCGTGACTACTGCGCCCACTTTGCCGATAAAATGGAGATAAAACAATAAGTTGGTGAGCAGTGAGTAGTTAATGGTGAGTAGTTAATTTAAATACACCATTTACCACTCACCATTCACTACTCACTATAAAACCTAAACATGCGTATCAGTTCTATTTTATCATTTGTGGGTTTTGTGCTGCTTTTTGCAGGTACATATTGCCCATTACTGCGCCCTTTTCACATTGTAAGCTGGAATGTTTATCAGCTTAACCAGCCCTATGGTTTGGTAATGCTGCTGGCAGCCATAATAGGTATAGCGGCCTCATTTTTAAATCAGCCTAAAATTATCCGTGCAACTGCCTGGGTGTCGGCAGCGCTGGTGATTATGTTGTTTATTGCAGCGCTGTTAAAAATTCATTTTGCCTTTAGTTTTATCCCATTCCATAAATTTGAAGCCTTTTTGGCCAAACAAATTAAATT
This window contains:
- a CDS encoding EVE domain-containing protein, which produces MKYWITVASKDHIARGVAGGFMQANHGKQAALKRMHTGDWVLFYSPKQTMNGTEPCQAFTAIGQVADEEIYQHKMSDDFIPWRRNIGFYQNTETPVAPLVDKLDFITNKKSWGYPFRFGFLEIPEHDFERIKAKMITGKLITLNK
- a CDS encoding SRPBCC family protein → MEKLTLNTELKFKVPASKVWQGLTDPEMVKAYFFGTNLKSTWRVGEPIVFSGEWDGKKYEDHGKILEIDPGKFLKYTYWSSMGGTEDKPENYANITYALTENNGETTLHITQDNIKNEEAKQHSEQNWHGVFDGLRKMIE
- a CDS encoding GyrI-like domain-containing protein, with translation MDKVDIKGFFLLGISVRTTNANGQSAKDIGELWGRFMENDIMQQITNRINDEVYCVYTDYESDQGGFYTTVLGCRVKNLDNIPVGLIGRIVTPGGYLKYTAKGRLPDCVAETWQHIWNSTIDRKYTADFDLYGAKAQDPEDAEVEVYVGVK
- a CDS encoding dihydroorotase, whose amino-acid sequence is MASILIKSATVVNENRQYVADILVKDGFIERIDANIDVTADEVINAEGLHLLPGCIDDQVHFREPGLTHKANIHSESRAAVAGGITTFMEMPNTVPNTLTQKLLEDKYEIASRNSLANYSFFMGASNDNLDEVLRTDAANVCGVKVFMGSSTGNMLVDNPRTLDNLFAQSPMLIAVHCEDEATIQSNLNHYKQLMGQNIPVMMHPKIRSEEACYLSSSLAVELAKRHNTRLHILHISTAKEVGLFDNVKPLKDKRITAEACVHHLWFSDADYETKGNSIKWNPAVKTAADRDAILQGVLDGHIDVIATDHAPHTLQEKEQPYLQAPSGGPLVQHALPAMLELHHHGKITLEQIAEKMAHNVATCFQIDRRGFIREGYWADLVLVNLNKPWNVNKGNILYHCGWSPFEGTTFRAQITHTLISGNIVYSNGSFIEGKSGKRLNFNR
- a CDS encoding IS110 family RNA-guided transposase, which translates into the protein MTRILKQVAGIDVAQNELVVSLGRVDEFLCKEIYSYKTFANKPSGFAALQLWINKHTDNQVSVRYTMEATGVYHEKLAYYLSDQGFEVSVVLPNKISSYMKTLEIKTITDKTASQAICQFGLERSLDLWQQPKKIFRDLKQLTRERDQIVADRTMAKNQLHAEQAEAFPNDRSIYRANQRIKLLNEQEKEIKQELAVFVKTDKELHKKIDLITSISGVGDLTAVIVLAETNGFELIRNKKQLISFAGLDVIGKDSGTSVKGKPRISKKGNRHIRKAMHMPSLNAIRNDERFKAIFVRLVSKHGIKMKAAVAVQRKILEMIYTIWTTEKPYDKEYLQKTNIATA
- a CDS encoding DEAD/DEAH box helicase, with amino-acid sequence MAVTFDEFNFNRQILNAIADAGYTEATPIQQKAIPPILNGQDVMGIAQTGTGKTAAYVLPIIMKLKYAQGDNPRALIISPTRELAMQIEENVKIFAANTDLRVVVLYGGLGPKTQIEQINQGVDIIVATPGRFMDIYLAGHIVTKTLQVLVLDEADKMMDMGFMPQINRILEVVPVKRQNLLFSATMSDKIHELSNNFLEYPTVIEVTPQATPAQTVNQHLYHVPNNKTKINLLKKLLDQEGDITKLIVFCKTRVAAEDVFKFLQRKFGENEVRVLHANKGQNTRINSINSFKNDEVKILVATDVASRGIDVSDVSHVINFDVPVVIEDYVHRIGRTGRALQSGEAITFCGPAEEYYLKKIEKLIKQSIPVSAIPDDVFIEETGYDERQEQNKEIDMQKRKEDPEFKGAFHEKKTLNQRKKFDAAKEKARYGKAGKPGSKSKSPRKKR
- the gldC gene encoding gliding motility protein GldC, encoding MKTAEIKLTISLDDNNVPENIMWESTDSQNKEALPVKSMMLALWDQSYKNTLRIDLWTKDMPVDEMKRFFYETLQTMGDSFLRATGEKNIVEDLRDYCAHFADKMEIKQ